TGAACCCGCCCTTCCACGCGGGGCGCGAGGCAGACCCGCGCCTCGGCGCCGCCTTCATCGCCACCGCCGCGCGGCTGCTGACCGGGGCGGGCAAGCTGTGGATGGTCGCCAACCGCCACCTGCCCTACGAGCAGGTGCTGGCCCAGCATTTCGGCCAGGTCCACGAGATCGCCGGTGACACCCGCTTCAAGGTGATCGAGGCCAGCGCCGCCGGCAAGGGCAGTGCCACGACCCGCAAGGCGGGGCGGCGATGACCCTCTCGATCCAAGGCAAGACCGCCATCGTGACCGGCGCCGCGCGCGGCGTGGGGCTGGCCATCGCCCGGCACCTGGCAGACCGCGGCGCCTCGGTCATGTTCGCCGATGGCGACGAGGCGGCGCTGAACTCGGTCGTCTCGGATTACGAGGACGGCCAGACGCAGGTGCGCCGCTTCGTGGGCAACATGGCCGAAAAGCTGGCCATGGCGAATCTGCTCTCGGCGACGCTGGACGCCTTCGACCGGGTCGACATCCTGGTCAACGCGCATCGCTTCGTCCGGGGCAGCGATCCCCTGGACACCGACATGGATGCGCTCGAGGAGATGCTGCGCCAGAACATGCTGGCCGGGCTGCGTCTGTCGCAGATGGTGGCCAAGCGCATGATCCGTCAGGCCGAGGGCGAGGGCACTGCCAGCCAGACCGGCGCGATCGTCAACATCTCGACCTTGGCGGCGCGGCGCCCGGTCCCCTCGATGCTGGGCTATTCCATCGCCTGCGCCGCGCAGGAACAGGCGACGCGCGGCCTGGCCCTGGCGCTGGCCCCGCACCGCATCCGCGTGAACGGCGTCAGCTTCAGCAGCGTCATGTCGCACGAGTTGCAATGCGCGCTGAAGGACAATCCCGACACCCGCGCCCTGATCATCGCGGGCACGCCCCTGGGCCGCATCGCGGCCGCCGACGAGCTGGCCGAGACGGTACATTACCTCTGCAGCGACGGCGCCCGCTTCGTGACCGGCCAGATCGTCACCGTCGACGGCGGCCGCAGCCTGGCCGACCCGGTCACCGCCCAGATCCTCTGACCCCACCCTTCATCTTGGCAAAAATATCCCGGGGGACATCGCGGCACGCGATGGGGGGCACCGCCCCCTGCGACGCCCCCGGACCAAGCTACGCCTCCTCGGGAAACGCCTCCCGGCAGGCCGAGACCGCCGCCCGCGCCCCGCGCGTCAGGGCCGCCTGCCGCGCCTCCAGCCCGTCGCGCTTGCGCGTCTCCGCGGCCGGATCGATCGGCACCCGGTACCGTTCGCTGTCCACATAGTCGCGCCAGCAGCCATAGGTCGACACGTGCTGCTGGCCGTTCCGGTCGCGATAGACGCGGCGGCACTGCTCGAACCGGGTGCGGACCACCTGCCGCTCCTGCCACGAATAGCCGCGGGCCAGGTTCCCCTCGACCTCGGCCAGAAGCGCGCTGATCGTCCGGTACTCGCTGGTATTGCGGTCGATGCAGCGTTCCTGGGGGGTGCCGCAGGCGGCCAGCGCCAAGGGCAGGGCCAGGCAGATGGCAAGGGCGGTGTTGCGGCGCATGACGGCTCTCTTTAAGGGGTCGGGCGATGCTAGCGCCGACGCAAGCGGGTTTGCAAATCACGAATGAGGCGGATCACCGATGACCGATGCCATGGACGACCAACGCCACGACGCCGCGACCTGGTTCCACACCCTGCGCGACCGCATCGTGGCGGCCTTCGAGGCGCTGGAGGACCGCGCCGCAGGCCCCGCCGCCCCGGGCCGGTTCGAGGTCACCCCCACCACCCGCGAGAATGACGGCGGCGGCGGGCTGATGTCGGTCATGCGCGGCGGCCGGGTCTTCGAGAAGGTCGGCGTGAACTGGTCGCAGGTCCACGGCACCCTCGCGCCCCGCGCCCAGGCCGCCATGGCCGCGCGCGGCGTGGCGGGCATGGCCGAGGATCCGCGCTTCTGGGCCTCGGGCGTCAGCTTGGTGGCGCATATGCAGAACCCCCATGCCCCGGCGGTCCACATGAACACGCGCATGTTCTGGACGCCCGGCGCCTGGTGGTTCGGCGGCGGCACCGACCTGAACCCCTGCCTGGAATACCCAAAGGACACCGCGCATTTCCACGACACCCTGCAGGACGCCTGCGCGCCCCACGGCGCCGATTACTACGACCGCTTCAAGGCCTGGGCGGACGAGTATTTCTTCATCCCCCATCGCGGCCGCGCGCGGGGCGTGGGCGGGATCTTCTATGACGACCTGAACACCGGCGACTGGCAGGCCGACTTCGCCTTCACCCGCGCCGTGGGCGAGGCCTTCCTGCCCGCCTTCCTGCCCTTGGCCGAGGCGCGCATGACCCAAGCCTTCACCGAGGCCGACCGCGACACCCAGCTGATCCACCGCGGCCTCTATGCCGAATACAACCTCGTCTACGACCGGGGCACCAAGTTCGGCCTGGAAACTGGCCACAATGCCGATGCCGTGCTGATGAGCCTGCCGCCCTTGGCGAAATGGATCTAGGCGCCGGCGGTCCGGGCGCCGCGCCTCAGGCCCGCGCGCCCGCCACGATCACCAGCGTCCCCGCGATGCACAGCCCCGCGCCCAGCAGATCGAGGCGCGTGGGCATCTGCCCCTCGGTCATCCACAGCCAGCCCACCGAGGCCGCGACATAGATCCCGCCATAGGCCGCATAGGCGCGGCCCGCGAAATCCGCCTCGACCCGCGTCAGCAGCCAGGCGAACAACGCCAGCGCCGCGATCCCCGGCACCAGCCACAGCACCGAGCGGCCAAGCCGCAGCCAGGCCCAGAAGGCAAAGCAGCCCGCGATCTCGGCCAAGGCCGCCAGCAGGTACAGGCCAAGCGTGGCGGGCATCCGGATCAGACGTCCAGCTCTTCCACGAAGCGCGCGTTTTCCTGGATGTATTCATAGCGCAGCTCGGGCTTCTTGCCCATCAGGCGCTCGACCAGGTCGCCGGTCTCGCCGCCCTCGTCGTCGTCGATGCTGACCCGGATCAGCTTGCGCGTCCTGGGGTTCATCGTCGTGTCCTTGAGGTCCTTGGCGTCCATCTCGCCCAGACCCTTGAAGCGCTGCACGTCGATCTTGCCGCGCCCGCCCAGGCCCTTCAGCATCATCCTTTCCTTCTCGGCATCGTCCGAGACGTAGATGCGGTGCGCGCCCTGCGTCAGGCGGTAGAGCGGCGGGCAGGCCAGGTACAGATGCCCCTTGTCGATCATCGGGCGCATCTGGGTGAAGAAGAAGGTCATCAGCAGCGACGCGATATGCGCGCCGTCGACATCGGCGTCCGTCATGATGATGATCTTGTCATAACGCAGGTCGTCCACGTTGAAGCGCGTGCCCATGCTGACGCCAAGCGCCTGGCAGAGATCGTTGATCTCCTGGTTGGCGCCCATCTTGGAGGACGCCGCGCCCAGCACGTTCAGGATCTTGCCGCGCAGCGGCAGCAGCGCCTGGTTGGTGCGGTCGCGGGCCATCTTGGCGCTGCCGCCGGCCGAGTCGCCCTCGACGATGAACAGCTCGGTCCCCTCGCGGTTGGTGGCGCTGCAATCGACCAGCTTGCCGGGAAGGCGCAGCTTCTTGGTGGCGGTCTTGCGGGCGGTCTCCTTTTCCTGACGACGCTTGAGGCGTTCCTCGGCGCGCAGGATCAGGAAATCCAGGATCGCGCCCGCCGATTTCGTGTCGGCGGCCAGCCAGTTGTCGAAATGGTCGCGCACCGCGCCCTCGACCAGCCGCGCGGCCTCGGTCGTGGCCAGCCGGTCCTTGGTCTGGCCCACGAATTCGGGCTCGCG
Above is a window of Paracoccus liaowanqingii DNA encoding:
- a CDS encoding SDR family NAD(P)-dependent oxidoreductase; its protein translation is MTLSIQGKTAIVTGAARGVGLAIARHLADRGASVMFADGDEAALNSVVSDYEDGQTQVRRFVGNMAEKLAMANLLSATLDAFDRVDILVNAHRFVRGSDPLDTDMDALEEMLRQNMLAGLRLSQMVAKRMIRQAEGEGTASQTGAIVNISTLAARRPVPSMLGYSIACAAQEQATRGLALALAPHRIRVNGVSFSSVMSHELQCALKDNPDTRALIIAGTPLGRIAAADELAETVHYLCSDGARFVTGQIVTVDGGRSLADPVTAQIL
- the hemF gene encoding oxygen-dependent coproporphyrinogen oxidase, with amino-acid sequence MTDAMDDQRHDAATWFHTLRDRIVAAFEALEDRAAGPAAPGRFEVTPTTRENDGGGGLMSVMRGGRVFEKVGVNWSQVHGTLAPRAQAAMAARGVAGMAEDPRFWASGVSLVAHMQNPHAPAVHMNTRMFWTPGAWWFGGGTDLNPCLEYPKDTAHFHDTLQDACAPHGADYYDRFKAWADEYFFIPHRGRARGVGGIFYDDLNTGDWQADFAFTRAVGEAFLPAFLPLAEARMTQAFTEADRDTQLIHRGLYAEYNLVYDRGTKFGLETGHNADAVLMSLPPLAKWI
- a CDS encoding YnfA family protein — translated: MPATLGLYLLAALAEIAGCFAFWAWLRLGRSVLWLVPGIAALALFAWLLTRVEADFAGRAYAAYGGIYVAASVGWLWMTEGQMPTRLDLLGAGLCIAGTLVIVAGARA